The proteins below come from a single Sorghum bicolor cultivar BTx623 chromosome 4, Sorghum_bicolor_NCBIv3, whole genome shotgun sequence genomic window:
- the LOC110434860 gene encoding uncharacterized protein LOC110434860 codes for MAVFGWSGCSGERAWVAVVGASTCCYSRRPLPPYGGAPYPLPTCSRTPFSNEHLLPQPADLLHRDGRVESQILGEVWLRVYDLCLSEDCTKLRSPVACNNFLMLLAEIVQVMLDKCYILQES; via the exons ATGGCGGTGTTCGGTTGGAGCGGCTGCAGTGGTGAGCGCGCATGGGTGGCCGTCGTAGGCGCGAGCACATGTTGCTACAGCCGGCG aCCGCTTCCTCCATATGGCGGCGCCCCTTACCCCCTCCCCACCTGCAGCCGCACCCCCTTCTCCAACGAACATCTTCTTCCCCAACCGGCGGATTTATTGCACA GAGATGGCAGAGTGGAAAGCCAGATACTAGGAGAAGTTTGGCTTCGTGTTTATGATTTGTGCCTCTCAGAGGACTGCACCAAGCTAAG GTCACCAGTGGCTTGCAACAACTTCCTGATGCTTCTTGCAGAGATTGTGCAGGTCATGCTAGACAAGTGCTATATTTTGCAGGAGTCATAA